The region ATATCTTATTTATTTTTCAGGCATAACCAGTGGGCTAGGGGTGACTGTAGCAACTCTGAACGCGGCAAGTCGTTTGTACTTTAATATGAGTCGGGAGCGATTACTTCCCGCCGTAATGGGAGCGGTAGCACGGGTTCGAAAGACACCGTGGATAGCTATTGGGGTTGCTACTGGGTTAACTTTACTCACCATGGTTGTGTACACATTGATTGCCGGGGGCCTGAGTTACAATGGTGGATACACGGGATACGGTCAGATCGCGACCTTAGGGACGGACTTAGTAATCGTTGTCTACATATTGGCGAATGTTGGGTTACCATTTTTCTACCGGCGGCAGGCACCGGAATTGTTTTCGTGGTTAAGGCATGTGCTAGCCCCTTTGTTAGCCATAGTGTTGCTTGCCTATCCGTTCTGGGAGACCATCAAGCCGAACCAGGCTGGTGCTGTGGGTTGGTGGTGGCTCGTAGTTGTGGTACTGATTGGATTGGGAGTGGTGGCCGGACTTGTTGCGAAACGCAGGAAGTTGCCTGTCGGGGATTATGAGTCTTCGGAGGTCATGCCGGATAATGTCCATAGCTAGAATTGCTTGGCCGGCCTTAGTTGTTGCTGGTTAAGGCGGATTTGTGGCGCATTGGTGAACAATAGGGCTGCAAGCGACGTAGGTGCGTTTCCCTGACGATCTTGTCGAGTGCCCCCTAGAGGTATGAACAAAACCTGTGTATGGCCTCCGGATGAGCTTGGAGGAAAAAGTTTGAGGTGAGTGACCTGGTTGGGTGGGATTTCCTACTGAAATGTCAGTAAGAAAAAAACAACAATCAGAAGGGAAATCCCATCACCATGATAACCCCTGAGTTTTCGGACAAGCCCACCGTCGTCGTAACTGATGCCGTAACCGAGCTGTTGCGCGTGCATGCTCGGCACCTGATCGCTACTGCTCTCGAACTCGAGGTGACCCAAGTCCATGAAGAGCTCAAAAGCGCAGGTAGAGACGTTGTGCGCAATGGTTACCTGCCGGAGGGATCGGTCACGACCGCAGTCGGCGACGTCGAGGTTGAGATACCGAGAATCCGCTTTCGTGATTGAAACTACTCACAGCACGGCACACACTACTTCTTAACAGCAAGGAGACTGGTAGACATGGGGAAAGAGAGAAAGGTTCGAAGAAAGTTTGACCCGTATTTCAAAAATGGCGAGGGCATGCTTGTCGAGCTAGGGAATCGATCCGTCCAGCAGGTAGCCCAGGAGTTGGATAGTTCGAGAAGCGATGGCCCGAAGTCTCCCAGCGGCAGTGATCGCTCCGTCCCATCGCCGATCGATCGAGGTGATAATGTTGCGGTGCTGTGTGTAGCTTACGAGCGTCCTATATTCGGTAGGTTTTGCCGCACCCTGCTCCCACCGGCGGAACTGGGCGAGCTGGTGGGCAGAGATCCCTCGTGCTTTCAGAGCCTCGGATTTGGATGCGCGCAATTGGCCCAGCCGTTCGATAGCGCTCACCAGTGCAGCATTGGCCACCAGCCAAGTGCGAAGGGCACTCTCTCGTTGCACATGCAGTTCTCTAAGACGAGGGTTAGAGTTGCCGGTCATACCTACAGCGGCGAATAGGCGGAAAGTTGCCAAGCAGAGCCACATGGGCGAGCTTGCCGGCCTCAACCAAGCAACTCCCAGATCAGAAGGGTCTCGGTCCAGCTAACTCCTCTTCCAAGATGTCGTTGCCCATCTGACGCTCGAAGGCCTGCCGGATTAGACCCATCACGTAGGGAAGGTCGTCCAGATTAGACAGCCCTACCTCGCAGTCCCCGTTTCCTAACCGCCCGATGCTGGTCACGTCACGGGACATGCCCTTGGGATCATAGAGCTCCGGGAAAGGAATGTTCAGCGAGAGCAGCAGTCGAGCGGCCTGTGGGACAACGTCCACGAAGTTGGTCTCAGCCTTATATGCCACGTAGAGCTTTAGAAACTCCTCGGTGACACACGGATCCAGACCCAACACCTCCCTGCGAAGTGCCTCAAAGAGCGCCCGGCTGCTTTTGCCTTCTGCTAGGTGGACGTGATCCAAGATTGAATACGACGGCGTCGTCCTCTTCGATGGTGGCCTATACCTACTGACCACCTCTCTGTCAAGGTCTGGCGAACTCCAGACCTTGACAGCAATACTGGCGAGATCGTGCGCACGCTCGTCGATGGCATCCTCGTTCCACCGTTCAATAGATCCCAGTCCCTGGTTCAGTCTGAGTGGGCTCTCTTTGAAGCCGCCCTTCATGTCACGCTTCTCTGTGAACTGCCGATCGCTGTACTCACTGTTGTACCCCGTTAGTGTTAGATTTCCCAGGGTGTGGAGTTTCTGTTGGTGTACCCGTTCCCACTCGGGACCGAGTTCACTACGCCAGGCATCTGAGAGGTTGTCATTCTGGGGCATGATGTGCTCGATGGTGTACTCATCGACCGGCACGCGTTCCTTACGACCGAAGTTCTCGAGGCGGCGAAGCCAATAGCTACGGCGGGGATTGTTGTAGAGATCCCGGGTCATCAGCTCACGCTTGAACTCTTCATCTGATGGAAACCTGCGGTAAGACGGCAGGAGCATGAAGGCAGCCATCGCACTCTCGACATAGTGATTCTTGTCCAATTCTCTACTGAAGGTGGCGAAGGTTTTATTGAGTGAGTTGGTCGGTATCGCGCAGACGGCGCGGCGAAACACATACGACTCGACCATCCGGATGATGTCGACAAAGTCCGACTGGCTCAACCGATGGGAGGCGTAATCGTCGTACAGCTCCAATAGAAGCGGATAGGCGACGTCGACCTTGAGCTCTCGCAGATCCTGGAACGCCTCGGCTAAGGTGCGGTCGACCTCACGGCCCAGAGCCATGGCACAGTAGTAGCTCGCAAAGGATCGGATATCCGCAACAAGCTTATCTACCCCTTCCTCCTGGACAGGAGGGCGCCGGGAGTACGCTTTGAACGCTTCGTAGACGGCCCGGACGTTGGGAATCTCTCCCGTCTTGACGGTCAGATAGTCACGCATGAAGCGGTCGAAGTGGATACCATAGGCCTCCTGGCCAAAATTGAGTTCCATCGGTCGCCAGTGGTCCTCGTACAAGGCTGTCTGGTGACCTGGCTCCAACCCCATCAAGACATAATTGCGAATGAGGTCGGCCTGGCTCAGCTCTCGCCCGGTCGAGTTCATGCTCTCGAAGATCAGTTGCGGATTATCCTGCTCCCGATTGAGAGCGACGTCGACCAAGATCAGCTTGCTAAGACCATGGCATAGCACTGCGACATCCTTGAGCTTTTCGATCAAGCTGCTGAAGAGATCAAAATTATCCTTGATTCGCAGAGAATACTGATCTGGTAGTGCCTTTTGCCGTAGTAGGGCCTTTAAACTTTCCCGGTCTGTCTGGGTCAGCAGCAGCTTGTAGCCGCGCTCTCCCTCCTCGACATCGTTGTAAAGGTAATAATGACGAATCTTCTTCGCAGAGAAGCCGTCCACGGGCTCGGAATCGCCAACATGACGAGCTAACGCCTCCAGCAGAAGAGTGAGGGACGTTAGTCTCTGTTGTCCGTCGATAACAAGCAAAGGTGTCTGACTGGACACCTGATAGAGACCCTTCTCGATATAGACGACCGATCCAATAAAATGAGCCTTGATTGCATCGTCGCCGCCAGACCGCAGGATATCATCCCATAACTGTCGGCACTCGACGTCAGTCCAGCTGTAGGTGCGCTGATAAATGGGGATGGCAAACTGCGAGGACTTCTGCATGAATTGTAGAGCGCTTGTTTCGGTCGCTTTCATTTTGGATTCTCCTCTGGTTTGACTTTAAAGGTACACGCCCGATCAGATCATCCCTTGTCCGCCGGGCAGATTAGCGACAAGGCAAACGTCGACGAAGTGGGAATCGGGCCTTTGTACCCTGAAACTCGACTATCTCATTTCCAATAAGGGTCAACAATAAACACGCAGCATCTCCATCATTTCGTTCGCAAATGAAGTCAGACTTTGAGCAAATAGTAACCGCCGAATGCGCAGGGTCAGGTCGAGTGCGGTTTCTCAGCTGGACACACTTGGCCTCACGGATGACGACCTCAGCACCTGGATTACCGCTCGATTGCTCTCAA is a window of Ferrimicrobium acidiphilum DSM 19497 DNA encoding:
- a CDS encoding DUF262 and DUF1524 domain-containing protein, which encodes MKATETSALQFMQKSSQFAIPIYQRTYSWTDVECRQLWDDILRSGGDDAIKAHFIGSVVYIEKGLYQVSSQTPLLVIDGQQRLTSLTLLLEALARHVGDSEPVDGFSAKKIRHYYLYNDVEEGERGYKLLLTQTDRESLKALLRQKALPDQYSLRIKDNFDLFSSLIEKLKDVAVLCHGLSKLILVDVALNREQDNPQLIFESMNSTGRELSQADLIRNYVLMGLEPGHQTALYEDHWRPMELNFGQEAYGIHFDRFMRDYLTVKTGEIPNVRAVYEAFKAYSRRPPVQEEGVDKLVADIRSFASYYCAMALGREVDRTLAEAFQDLRELKVDVAYPLLLELYDDYASHRLSQSDFVDIIRMVESYVFRRAVCAIPTNSLNKTFATFSRELDKNHYVESAMAAFMLLPSYRRFPSDEEFKRELMTRDLYNNPRRSYWLRRLENFGRKERVPVDEYTIEHIMPQNDNLSDAWRSELGPEWERVHQQKLHTLGNLTLTGYNSEYSDRQFTEKRDMKGGFKESPLRLNQGLGSIERWNEDAIDERAHDLASIAVKVWSSPDLDREVVSRYRPPSKRTTPSYSILDHVHLAEGKSSRALFEALRREVLGLDPCVTEEFLKLYVAYKAETNFVDVVPQAARLLLSLNIPFPELYDPKGMSRDVTSIGRLGNGDCEVGLSNLDDLPYVMGLIRQAFERQMGNDILEEELAGPRPF